In Caproiciproducens sp. NJN-50, the following are encoded in one genomic region:
- the era gene encoding GTPase Era: MSDQEKNKSAFIAIVGRPNVGKSSLLNSMLGQKVSIVSRKPQTTRTRIMGVLTEGETQLVFIDTPGLLQPRNRLGEYMVRSVVESVSGVDTCLLVIEAGKKISRSAQELIDRFRSQNMPAVLAINKIDLLRDKSGLMEQIASVSRLYDFEAVVPVSARTGSGIEELKQELSNLAEPGGHFFDDDTLTDQPERVIASEIVREKLLRLLSAEIPHGIGVVVEHMSERASGGDITDIFATIYCEREAHKAIIIGKSGAMLKQVGTLARRDMEQFFGCRVNLKLWVKVKENWRNQQSALRVMGYDASGFDA; the protein is encoded by the coding sequence TTGTCAGACCAGGAGAAGAATAAATCTGCGTTTATCGCCATCGTCGGGCGCCCGAATGTCGGAAAATCCTCGCTTTTGAATTCCATGCTCGGGCAGAAAGTGTCGATCGTTTCGCGTAAGCCGCAGACGACCCGCACGCGCATCATGGGCGTGCTGACCGAAGGGGAGACACAGCTTGTTTTTATCGATACGCCCGGGCTGCTTCAGCCGCGCAACCGTCTGGGAGAATACATGGTGCGTTCCGTCGTGGAGTCCGTTTCCGGCGTGGATACCTGCCTTCTGGTGATCGAGGCGGGGAAAAAGATTTCCCGGTCCGCGCAGGAGCTAATCGACCGGTTCCGGTCGCAGAACATGCCGGCGGTGCTGGCCATCAATAAGATTGACCTGCTGCGGGACAAGAGCGGTTTGATGGAACAGATTGCGAGTGTGAGCAGGCTTTACGATTTTGAGGCGGTCGTTCCCGTTTCCGCCAGGACTGGCAGCGGAATCGAGGAACTGAAACAGGAGCTTTCCAATCTTGCGGAACCCGGAGGGCATTTTTTTGACGACGACACGCTGACCGATCAGCCGGAGCGCGTCATCGCCTCCGAAATCGTCAGGGAAAAACTGCTGCGCCTTTTGAGCGCCGAGATCCCGCACGGCATCGGCGTCGTGGTCGAGCACATGTCGGAACGGGCCTCCGGCGGCGATATAACGGATATTTTCGCGACCATCTACTGTGAAAGGGAGGCTCATAAAGCGATTATTATCGGGAAAAGCGGCGCTATGCTCAAGCAGGTAGGGACTCTTGCGCGAAGGGACATGGAACAGTTTTTCGGATGCAGGGTCAATCTGAAGCTGTGGGTCAAAGTCAAGGAAAACTGGCGCAATCAGCAGTCGGCGCTCAGGGTCATGGGGTACGACGCTTCTGGATTCG